The region aatttattttcatgcTACTAAAAAAGCtaaaagtttgaatttctttttttaaactaaagaaTGCAAAAATAATTGTAAAACTAATGTAACGTTTTTGTATTCACATTAACTACCATTACACGCAATAAATAAATGACGACGCTTacctaattcaaatttaaatatatccaTCAATGCCAAGATCTCTATGGGCGCCTGCAGTACAGGGAGGGCACAAACAACTCATGTGGTATCgccattaattaaattaattgatgataaatgatTGGATTGTTTGTTGGATTGTAcatcataataataaataatatatgatGGAGATGGATGGATGGGACGTTGCTAAATAGCTACAGCTATGGCTAGGCTGCGGCTGTGGCTGTGGCTGTGGCTGTGGCTGtgcagtagtagtagtagtagtagggATGTCGTGCATTTTGGTCAAGCCGTTTTGACTTGCTGCTGCTCCGCTTGCAGGCATTCCTGCCCTTTTCtagtaaaataatttcttattatactttgaaaaaataccaaaataaactGTAACCAGGATTTGTTCTTTTAAAATTAGTGCTAAAATCATAAACTTGATTATAATTGGATGAGATGACATATCCAAAGGCCGAGATCAATGGGCATAGTTTGAAATTAACACAATGGACAACTAACCTTATTCTGAAATTATTCCTTACCCCCCCaataaaggaaaataggaaCCCACATGGTGTGGGGTGGCTGGAGGAGACGGCCAGTTACAtatataccaatcaaacataaacaaacaagaaaattaaggagaagaaacaaagaaggGCACGCACCAACCTCAGCCATGTGGCTCTGCTCTTGTCTCTTCTTCTGGGCCATGCCCATGCTTGTAGTTGCAGAGCAAGTaacaaattaaaaatggccGTGACAATACGCACAAAACCCAGCTAGTTTCAGGGACAAAGATTTCCTTCATCGGCAGAGCAGAAGAGCGGGGTAATTCTTACTAGCTTTTAGTTTAAGAATAGATGATAGCAATTTGAGATACCAAATTCGAATCCCTGATTAAACCTTTTTTTCCCATTTAGGCACGAGATTCCACCCCAAGGTGGAGGAGGAGAGGCTGGATGGCAACAATTCAGGCGCTGCTTTTAGGGCGTGCTTGGCTGCTTGCGAAGACTCAGATGTGTAATGCCATGTTGTTGGTCATTTACCGGCGAGGCATGAGGCAGCCAAGTACTGGGCGTCTGGGCGTCCATCCAATAAGTGCAAGAGCTTGGGATGCCGACAAACAGACCAGAATTATTTCTCCACATGTGTTCTATGTTGGGCTCATTGTGTGggaatttgtgtatttatttagtCGCCCCTAAGATAATCTGAGCGTCATATTCTCACGATTTTGAAGTTAGTATGATGTTCTGCATTTTCTGGGTgaaatttacttaaattttttttcgtgATTTGTGCCATTTTGcatacacttttactattttaggAGGActatttgtgttattttattaaacATATTTTGTAAGATAAGTACAGTTTGACCGAATGAGAGGAGTTgtttttaccaaaaaaaaaaaaagaagacaaatcACGAGGATCCAAAATTTATATGAgcttttttggtattttaaagtAAATACGAGACTATGAAAGACTgaaaattagaagataaataaataatttttaatatattaatgattCAATTCcaatataaattgattttgctTGACATCAGCCTGCACCTTGGGCTTGGACAGAGAGGGAACTTTCTAATTTTGGTCCATGATAGATGGGCTGCTCCTGGTCCAAGCCCGGCCCACGAAGAGCCTCCATACACCCTTTGGAACAGTGGAAGTGGAACAACAAAGCTGCAAAGGAAAGTGTGAACTGTGGGTCCAAAGTTAAATCCTACTTTTCCAAAACAATGATGAATTAATCATTTGTCTTCACCTTCTTTAAcgatcaaatcaatcaatccaaTTTCTAATTAGCTGAAACTTAGCTTTTCTTTCAACGAAAAGAGAACCGTTGTTTCAGTTTCATGCTTTTCCGCCAGTCCTCCGGTGAGGGTAGCCATAGAACTGGTAATCGGAGGGGTTGAAGACCGGCTGCTCTTTGGCCGGCGGACTGAAAACGGAAGAACCTCTTCCCGACGCCAAGCAATTCTCAATGACCCTCACCTCTTCTGCAAATCTGGCTCTCAGATCCCTGAACCCAGCTCGGATCATCTTCCGAGACGTCGATCTCCCCATTGGCATTGTCCCTCCGATCATGGCAGCTGGACGGCGCCGGATTCCCTTGCAGTCAATGCAGCGGCTGTTCCGTCTCTCCACGTTGAACTCTATCCTTCTTCCACCATCAGAAAGGCATCCATAGGCCTGCCAAAATGTTCAATAGCTTGCTTGTTATCCAATAAATTGTATGAAATATGGTAATCTCCAAACTCACCTCTGAGACAAGCTTGAAGGCAGTTTCAGCCATGGGGTGCTTGTTCTTATCAGGATGAAGCTGCAAAGCTGCCAAGAAAACACTCTTCACCAACACAATAATCAAAGCAAAATGGCATGCGTATATATGTCTCATCGACAAAAATTAAGCTTACCGAGTTTGTGATATTGCTTTCTGATGACATCCAAGCCTGCATCTTCGTCAACCTGCCAAAACCCAGAAACCCCAGCGAATCACAAACTCAGAGAGAATTAATAAGACAGCTTAGGATGGATcgaaaatgagaaagagagacaaaTGCAGAGAAATTAAACGTGTATATATACGTAACTCGAAGAACAAGGTACCAGTCGATGAAAGGAGTTGTTGTTTCGCGGTCCCCGCCGCCGTGAAAATGAGAGCAGCCTTTGGCGAGCGTCGGGATGCTGCAAATCTCTGTGACTAGTCGCGATTTCAGATCTgattcttcttctcccattgaTGAACAGATCATGAGCACTGGGAGATCGACGGAGGAGAGTTTAAAATTCAGTATATATATGGGTTTATGTGcagattttgaattttgatagATGGGTGTGGTGGAGCGGTTAAAGGGAAAAGTAAAGAAcaagtatatatttttgaaagtgGATTAGATGGAGGGAAAGAGTGATTAGCAAGGTACGTAGAGGTAGAGGAGGTTGGTAAGGATCAATAATTAATTGTATATATGCATGGAAGATCAAATTAAGATGAagcataattaatttatatgatTTAAGACACTCTCAAGTCTCAAGTTGTATAAATATAACTATGGAGATGATAAGACTGGAAGATAATATCTGGCTGGTCTGGTGGCCAGATGAATccaatttttcatcattaacaCTATGGAGATGATGAGGAGCGTTTGTTTCGCGGGAAAATCCTTGCAAAGCcactaaatatatatagaataatataGAGAGAAGCCAATTAATGATTGTATTATGGGCctttattaatttgtttgttgATTATTAAACCAATGCGGCTCCTTAGTTTTGGGCTTTTGACCAAATAGGCTTTGAGGGGCAGCCCAGCTAGCTCGTGTGTTAATCACAGTTAAATGTTAACTGCAACAGATTGAGCAGTTAATATTTTGAAGCTTCCAACAGAATCAgaggaattttttattttttttttgaagtggGTTGTTAATATTATTAGAAGACTAACATTTAATTAtggataatttttaaattttctaattaaGCATTATCTAATATAATAGCCAAAAATTTGTTGgccttcctctctttctctctgaaGACACGAGAAAAGGGATAAAATCAACACAATTGAAACGGATTAATGTATTGTCTTCTAAGGTAATgctattaattaagatataaattagaaaaaaattaaatatgaaaagtaatttttattatatttattaaatttatctgataattattgaaaaagaagtcatgtgattttttatttgaattttttcacataaatttatctttttcccTTCCTggataattttatcttaaccttatagataaaaaaaaatgatacatatatcttctagtatatttcaaaaaatttaacaaataatttgataaaaattttagaatgttttcagtcatattttgataattctatttcttgatttgaaaaacattgaaagtttatcttgatacaaccctattttacttattttaacaaatgttatcTAAGTTTGTTTGTAGAGTCCATGTGGCAAtactattttagtttttaatattttactttggATCCAcccaattttatatattttgtgatgaaaaaaaaaaaaagaaattccataATTTTAGGCAACATTTTTGTTAGGCTTAAGACACATTTGTGCCTATGAACTTGGGGCTTTTAACCATTTTGTGCCCCTAAACTTTGAGGGGATCTATTGTGCccctaaaattatattttgaactTATTACACACCTCAAGTGTGAATTTTGGATAAATCATACACCTCATTGTCTAATTAGCACCACACATGCGTTACATGACTCGCCTTCTTCTTTATTGGCAACCTCTCACCTTCTTCGTGTTGGTGGCGACGACCATTTTC is a window of Diospyros lotus cultivar Yz01 chromosome 10, ASM1463336v1, whole genome shotgun sequence DNA encoding:
- the LOC127812096 gene encoding protein HLJ1, which translates into the protein MGEEESDLKSRLVTEICSIPTLAKGCSHFHGGGDRETTTPFIDWYLVLRVDEDAGLDVIRKQYHKLALQLHPDKNKHPMAETAFKLVSEAYGCLSDGGRRIEFNVERRNSRCIDCKGIRRRPAAMIGGTMPMGRSTSRKMIRAGFRDLRARFAEEVRVIENCLASGRGSSVFSPPAKEQPVFNPSDYQFYGYPHRRTGGKA